Proteins encoded within one genomic window of Haematobia irritans isolate KBUSLIRL chromosome 5, ASM5000362v1, whole genome shotgun sequence:
- the l(2)09851 gene encoding WD repeat-containing protein 1 l(2)09851 gives MDNEDLDMEVVEPEDAESDDNDGIGDENMEGTNEKVYLPGKPLQADEELVCDETAYIMLHQASTGAPCLSFDIIRDELGVDREEYPLTAYMIAGTQAARTHVNNLIVMKMHNLHKTQATTDENEYAEDDELEDDQDDVAEDTGELKKPQMSCALIKHQGCVNRVRSRRLGNSVFAASWSELGHVNVWNLSKQLQAVEDTQLLKLYEREVANTPFKPIYTFGGHQQEGFGIDWSPIADGVLATGDCKRDIHIWSPLEDGTWKVDQRPLVGHTASVEDLQWSPNERSVLASCSVDKSIRIWDVRASPQKACMLTCDDAHQSDINVISWNRTEPFIASGGDDGFLHIWDLRQFQTKQPIATFKHHTDHITTLEWNPKESTVLASGGDDDQIALWDLAVEKDTDQESNECDEDLNKLPPQLLFIHQGQKEIKELHWHPQLPGVVLSTAHSGFNIFRTISV, from the exons atggatAATGAAGACTTAGACATGGAAGTGGTGGAGCCAGAGGATGCCGAGAGCGACGACAATGATGGAATTGGAGATGAGAATATGGAAGGAACAAACGAGAAGGTTTATTTGCCGGGTAAACCACTCCAAGCAGATGAAGAGTTGGTGTGCGACGAAACCGCCTACATAATGTTGCACCAGGCATCTACGGGCGCACCATGTTTAAGTTTTGACATTATTCGAGATGAACTTGGTGTTGACCGTGAAGAGTATCCACTAACAGCTTATATGATCGCTGGAACACAGGCTGCTCGAACGCATGTCAACAATTTGATTGTAATGAAAATGCATAACCTGCACAAAACTCAagcaactacagatgaaaacgaGTACGCCGAAGATGATGAGTTGGAAGATGACCAGGACGACGTCGCGGAGGATACCGGAGAATTGAAGAAACCGCAAATGAGTTGCGCTTTAATAAAGCATCAAGGTTGCGTTAATCGCGTGCGGTCACGACGTTTGGGAAATTCGGTATTTGCTGCCTCTTGGAGCGAATTGGGTCACGTTAATGTATGGAACCTATCAAAGCAATTGCAGGCTGTTGAAGACACCCAGCTTCTGAAATTATACGAACGCGAGGTTGCCAATACCCCTTTTAAACCAATTTATACATTTGGTGGTCATCAACAGGAAGGATTTGGTATTGACTGGAGCCCAATTGCCGACGGCGTTCTTGCTACTGGAGATTGCAA ACGTGATATACATATATGGTCTCCTCTTGAGGACGGTACCTGGAAAGTCGATCAACGACCATTGGTCGGTCATACAGCATCTGTAGAAGATTTGCAATGGAGCCCCAATGAACGAAGTGTATTAGCATCGTGTTCAGTTGATAAATCAATACGAATATGGGATGTTCGAGCCTCTCCCCAGAAAGCTTGTATGCTAACATGTGATGATGCCCACCAGAGTGATATCAATGTGATATCCTGGAATCGTACTGAACCCTTTATTGCTAGTGGCGGAGATGACGGGTTCCTACACATATGGGACTTAAGACAGTTCCAAACTAAACAACCTATTGCTACATTTAAACATCATACAGATCATATAACAACACTAGAATGGAATCCTAAAGAATCAACAGTACTAGCTTCCGGGGGAGATGATGACCAAATTGCACTCTGGGATTTGGCTGTAGAGAAGGACACGGACCAAGAATCCAATGAATGCGACGAAGACCTAAATAAGCTACCACCGCAACTTTTATTCATCCACCAAGGCCAAAAGGAAATAAAAGAACTACATTGGCATCCACAATTACCGGGAGTCGTTTTATCTACagcacatagcggttttaatatcTTCCGTACAATAAGTGTCTAA
- the LOC142240290 gene encoding fatty-acid amide hydrolase 2-like isoform X2 — protein MEFLLRFLQFIIKLVYNFIYPILIVLLPRNNKDQIAPIKNKILLLPLVQIVNYMRARKLTSQQLVQAYIDRIKEVNPRINAVVEERFEDAMTEARRADDILGKCSNSQLSHLYKRYPLLGVPFTVKEAVGVKGMSFVVGSLQRKGLKTKTENEAVENLRLAGAIPLLVSSNPEYCFSIETISYSNGKCLNPYDFRRSSGGSSGGEGALNGSGCSLFGIGSDIAGSIRIPSLFNGIFGHKPTGGLIPITNIFPSSEEPDCSQYLQPGVMTRFASDLSLILHVMAGENSIKLDFASPVDTKQIKIYYMLGFTGLNGFLHHSPTADMQIAILKAVKCLNQLGLATKLASIKGLENSSEIGFSGLSRLKKLPYLMAEDITLTKLLFELTKCVWKCSEYTKEGLAFELMRRTRAFMGSEDKLMEYKTKGEELKKEIISLLGNDGVLFFPTFPVPAVHHHTSALAQWAVDYSLIFNILGLPSTHVPMGLDSQGLPVGFQIVAAPYKDKLCIQIAGALEEAFGGWIPPVKHELSKKQK, from the exons ATGGAGTTTTTACTGAGATTCCttcaatttattataaaacttgtttacaattttatatatccaATTTTAATAGTGCTCTTACCACGCAATAATAAAGATCAAATAgctccaattaaaaataaaattttacttttgccaTTAGTTCAAATTGTTAATTATATGAGGGCTCGAAAG TTAACTTCCCAGCAACTTGTGCAAGCTTATATTGATCGCATAAAAGAAGTAAATCCGCGTATTAATGCAGTTGTTGAAGAACGCTTCGAAGACGCAATGACGGAAGCCAGGAGGGCTGATGACATTTTAGGTAAATGTTCTAACAGCCAATTGTCGCACTTGTACAAACGCTATCCTCTTCTAGGAGTGCCTTTTACCGTTAAAGAAGCTGTGGGAGTAAAAG GTATGTCTTTTGTAGTTGGTAGCCTGCAGCGTAAAGGACTAAAGACGAAAACAGAAAATGAGGCCGTGGAAAATTTGCGTTTAGCAGGAGCTATACCTTTGCTAGTTTCATCAAATCCTGAGTATTGCTTTAGCATTGAGACGATATCATATTCAAATGGCAAGTGCCTTAATCCCTACGATTTCCGGAGGAGTAGCGGTGGATCATCTGGTGGCGAa GGAGCACTTAATGGCAGCGGTTGTAGCTTGTTTGGTATTGGCTCGGATATTGCCGGATCTATACGCATTCCTAGTCTCTTTAACGGAATATTTGGTCATAAACCCACAGGAGGTTTAATACCCATTACTAATATATTTCCATCGTCAGAAGAGCCCGATTGTTCTCAATATTTACAACCAGGAGTTATGACTAGATTTGCTTCGGATTTAAGTCTAATTTTACACGTTATGGCtggagaaaattctatcaaattagACTTTGCATCGCCTGTTGATACCAAACAAATAAAG ATATATTACATGCTTGGATTTACCGGTTTAAATGGTTTTTTGCACCACAGCCCTACGGCAGACATGCAAATTGCTATTTTAAAAGCTGTTAAATGTCTTAACCAGTTAGGACTCGCTACCAAGTTAGCGAGTATAAAAGGACTCGAAAACTCGTCTGAAATAGGATTTAGTGGCCTTTCTCggttgaaaaaattaccttacCTCATGGCCGAAGATATCACTCTTACAAAATTACTATTTGAGCTGACAAAGTGTGTATGGAAATGTTCGGAATATACGAAGGAAGGTTTAGCATTTGAACTCATGAGGCGAACCAGAGCTTTTATGGGATCTGAAGATAAATTGATGGAGTACAAAACCAAGGGAGAAGAGCTGAAGAAGGAAATAATT tctTTGCTTGGTAATGATGGTGTCCTCTTTTTCCCCACATTTCCCGTTCCCGCTGTACATCACCACACTTCTGCTTTGGCACAATGGGCTGTAGATTACTCATTGATATTTAATATTCTGGGGCTACCATCAACACATGTTCCCATGGGACTGGACAGTCAAGGTCTACCAGTTGGTTTTCAAATAGTAGCCGCCCCATATAAAGATAAATTATGTATTCAAATTGCTGGTGCTCTGGAAGAGGCATTCGGCGGCTGGATACCACCTGTCAAACACGAACTTTCCAAGAAGCAGAAATAG
- the LOC142240290 gene encoding fatty-acid amide hydrolase 2-like isoform X1 codes for MEFLLRFLQFIIKLVYNFIYPILIVLLPRNNKDQIAPIKNKILLLPLVQIVNYMRARKLTSQQLVQAYIDRIKEVNPRINAVVEERFEDAMTEARRADDILGKCSNSQLSHLYKRYPLLGVPFTVKEAVGVKGMSFVVGSLQRKGLKTKTENEAVENLRLAGAIPLLVSSNPEYCFSIETISYSNGKCLNPYDFRRSSGGSSGGEGALNGSGCSLFGIGSDIAGSIRIPSLFNGIFGHKPTGGLIPITNIFPSSEEPDCSQYLQPGVMTRFASDLSLILHVMAGENSIKLDFASPVDTKQIKVNMLGICGITIYYMLGFTGLNGFLHHSPTADMQIAILKAVKCLNQLGLATKLASIKGLENSSEIGFSGLSRLKKLPYLMAEDITLTKLLFELTKCVWKCSEYTKEGLAFELMRRTRAFMGSEDKLMEYKTKGEELKKEIISLLGNDGVLFFPTFPVPAVHHHTSALAQWAVDYSLIFNILGLPSTHVPMGLDSQGLPVGFQIVAAPYKDKLCIQIAGALEEAFGGWIPPVKHELSKKQK; via the exons ATGGAGTTTTTACTGAGATTCCttcaatttattataaaacttgtttacaattttatatatccaATTTTAATAGTGCTCTTACCACGCAATAATAAAGATCAAATAgctccaattaaaaataaaattttacttttgccaTTAGTTCAAATTGTTAATTATATGAGGGCTCGAAAG TTAACTTCCCAGCAACTTGTGCAAGCTTATATTGATCGCATAAAAGAAGTAAATCCGCGTATTAATGCAGTTGTTGAAGAACGCTTCGAAGACGCAATGACGGAAGCCAGGAGGGCTGATGACATTTTAGGTAAATGTTCTAACAGCCAATTGTCGCACTTGTACAAACGCTATCCTCTTCTAGGAGTGCCTTTTACCGTTAAAGAAGCTGTGGGAGTAAAAG GTATGTCTTTTGTAGTTGGTAGCCTGCAGCGTAAAGGACTAAAGACGAAAACAGAAAATGAGGCCGTGGAAAATTTGCGTTTAGCAGGAGCTATACCTTTGCTAGTTTCATCAAATCCTGAGTATTGCTTTAGCATTGAGACGATATCATATTCAAATGGCAAGTGCCTTAATCCCTACGATTTCCGGAGGAGTAGCGGTGGATCATCTGGTGGCGAa GGAGCACTTAATGGCAGCGGTTGTAGCTTGTTTGGTATTGGCTCGGATATTGCCGGATCTATACGCATTCCTAGTCTCTTTAACGGAATATTTGGTCATAAACCCACAGGAGGTTTAATACCCATTACTAATATATTTCCATCGTCAGAAGAGCCCGATTGTTCTCAATATTTACAACCAGGAGTTATGACTAGATTTGCTTCGGATTTAAGTCTAATTTTACACGTTATGGCtggagaaaattctatcaaattagACTTTGCATCGCCTGTTGATACCAAACAAATAAAGGTTAATATGTTGGGAATATGTGGTATTACG ATATATTACATGCTTGGATTTACCGGTTTAAATGGTTTTTTGCACCACAGCCCTACGGCAGACATGCAAATTGCTATTTTAAAAGCTGTTAAATGTCTTAACCAGTTAGGACTCGCTACCAAGTTAGCGAGTATAAAAGGACTCGAAAACTCGTCTGAAATAGGATTTAGTGGCCTTTCTCggttgaaaaaattaccttacCTCATGGCCGAAGATATCACTCTTACAAAATTACTATTTGAGCTGACAAAGTGTGTATGGAAATGTTCGGAATATACGAAGGAAGGTTTAGCATTTGAACTCATGAGGCGAACCAGAGCTTTTATGGGATCTGAAGATAAATTGATGGAGTACAAAACCAAGGGAGAAGAGCTGAAGAAGGAAATAATT tctTTGCTTGGTAATGATGGTGTCCTCTTTTTCCCCACATTTCCCGTTCCCGCTGTACATCACCACACTTCTGCTTTGGCACAATGGGCTGTAGATTACTCATTGATATTTAATATTCTGGGGCTACCATCAACACATGTTCCCATGGGACTGGACAGTCAAGGTCTACCAGTTGGTTTTCAAATAGTAGCCGCCCCATATAAAGATAAATTATGTATTCAAATTGCTGGTGCTCTGGAAGAGGCATTCGGCGGCTGGATACCACCTGTCAAACACGAACTTTCCAAGAAGCAGAAATAG
- the LOC142240290 gene encoding fatty-acid amide hydrolase 2-like isoform X3, with amino-acid sequence MEFLLRFLQFIIKLVYNFIYPILIVLLPRNNKDQIAPIKNKILLLPLVQIVNYMRARKLTSQQLVQAYIDRIKEVNPRINAVVEERFEDAMTEARRADDILGVPFTVKEAVGVKGMSFVVGSLQRKGLKTKTENEAVENLRLAGAIPLLVSSNPEYCFSIETISYSNGKCLNPYDFRRSSGGSSGGEGALNGSGCSLFGIGSDIAGSIRIPSLFNGIFGHKPTGGLIPITNIFPSSEEPDCSQYLQPGVMTRFASDLSLILHVMAGENSIKLDFASPVDTKQIKVNMLGICGITIYYMLGFTGLNGFLHHSPTADMQIAILKAVKCLNQLGLATKLASIKGLENSSEIGFSGLSRLKKLPYLMAEDITLTKLLFELTKCVWKCSEYTKEGLAFELMRRTRAFMGSEDKLMEYKTKGEELKKEIISLLGNDGVLFFPTFPVPAVHHHTSALAQWAVDYSLIFNILGLPSTHVPMGLDSQGLPVGFQIVAAPYKDKLCIQIAGALEEAFGGWIPPVKHELSKKQK; translated from the exons ATGGAGTTTTTACTGAGATTCCttcaatttattataaaacttgtttacaattttatatatccaATTTTAATAGTGCTCTTACCACGCAATAATAAAGATCAAATAgctccaattaaaaataaaattttacttttgccaTTAGTTCAAATTGTTAATTATATGAGGGCTCGAAAG TTAACTTCCCAGCAACTTGTGCAAGCTTATATTGATCGCATAAAAGAAGTAAATCCGCGTATTAATGCAGTTGTTGAAGAACGCTTCGAAGACGCAATGACGGAAGCCAGGAGGGCTGATGACATTTTAG GAGTGCCTTTTACCGTTAAAGAAGCTGTGGGAGTAAAAG GTATGTCTTTTGTAGTTGGTAGCCTGCAGCGTAAAGGACTAAAGACGAAAACAGAAAATGAGGCCGTGGAAAATTTGCGTTTAGCAGGAGCTATACCTTTGCTAGTTTCATCAAATCCTGAGTATTGCTTTAGCATTGAGACGATATCATATTCAAATGGCAAGTGCCTTAATCCCTACGATTTCCGGAGGAGTAGCGGTGGATCATCTGGTGGCGAa GGAGCACTTAATGGCAGCGGTTGTAGCTTGTTTGGTATTGGCTCGGATATTGCCGGATCTATACGCATTCCTAGTCTCTTTAACGGAATATTTGGTCATAAACCCACAGGAGGTTTAATACCCATTACTAATATATTTCCATCGTCAGAAGAGCCCGATTGTTCTCAATATTTACAACCAGGAGTTATGACTAGATTTGCTTCGGATTTAAGTCTAATTTTACACGTTATGGCtggagaaaattctatcaaattagACTTTGCATCGCCTGTTGATACCAAACAAATAAAGGTTAATATGTTGGGAATATGTGGTATTACG ATATATTACATGCTTGGATTTACCGGTTTAAATGGTTTTTTGCACCACAGCCCTACGGCAGACATGCAAATTGCTATTTTAAAAGCTGTTAAATGTCTTAACCAGTTAGGACTCGCTACCAAGTTAGCGAGTATAAAAGGACTCGAAAACTCGTCTGAAATAGGATTTAGTGGCCTTTCTCggttgaaaaaattaccttacCTCATGGCCGAAGATATCACTCTTACAAAATTACTATTTGAGCTGACAAAGTGTGTATGGAAATGTTCGGAATATACGAAGGAAGGTTTAGCATTTGAACTCATGAGGCGAACCAGAGCTTTTATGGGATCTGAAGATAAATTGATGGAGTACAAAACCAAGGGAGAAGAGCTGAAGAAGGAAATAATT tctTTGCTTGGTAATGATGGTGTCCTCTTTTTCCCCACATTTCCCGTTCCCGCTGTACATCACCACACTTCTGCTTTGGCACAATGGGCTGTAGATTACTCATTGATATTTAATATTCTGGGGCTACCATCAACACATGTTCCCATGGGACTGGACAGTCAAGGTCTACCAGTTGGTTTTCAAATAGTAGCCGCCCCATATAAAGATAAATTATGTATTCAAATTGCTGGTGCTCTGGAAGAGGCATTCGGCGGCTGGATACCACCTGTCAAACACGAACTTTCCAAGAAGCAGAAATAG